TGATGATCGATCTGCAGGAAAAACTGGCGCCGGCGATGAGCGGGATCGAGCCGGTCTTGTACGAGGCGGAGCGCCTGCTGAAGTCGGCGGCGGCATTGAAGATCCCCGTCCTCGCGACCGAACAGTATCCCAAAGGGCTGGGCGCGACGGTGCCGCCGCTGCGCGAGCTGCTCGGTTCCGCGGCGGCGCTGGGCAAAACCAGCTTCTCCTGCTTCGGCGCGCCGGATTTTGCGGCGGCGCTGGCGCGCTGCGGGCGGAGGACGGCCGTCGTCTTCGGCATCGAGAGCCATATCTGCGTTTTTTCCACGGCCATGGAGCTGAAGGAACGCGGCTACGACGTCGCCGTCGTCGAAGAAGCGTGCACGAGCCGCAACCGCCGTCACCACGAGCTGGCGATGCGCAACCTGCTGGCGGCGGGCGTCGCCGTGCTGCCGGTGGAAACGGTCGTCTATCAGCTCCTGGGGCGGTCGGGAACGCCGGAGTTCAAGGCGTTGCTGCCGTTGTTCAAGTAAAAGCGATGACGCTCTGCTGGGTGGCCGCCCTGAGCGGAGCCGTCGCCGGGGCCTTCGTGTGCGCGTGCGCGCGCCGGACGGCGGACGACGAAAGAAAGCTCCTTGCCGGGCGGAGCGCCTTCGCCGGCTGCACCGTCCTGACGGCCGTTTCCTGGGCTCTGCTCGTTTCGAGGTGGCCGCTGCGCCGCGACTGGCCGCTGGCCGCGGCGGCGCTGTGCTTCGCCGAGTTTCACGCGCTGACCGACCTGAGCGACGGCTACATTTACGATCGGGCCGTCGCCGCTTCTCTGGCGGCGGCGCTGGCGCTGCGCCTGCCTTACGGCTTTCTGCCCGGAGCGAAGGAAATTCTTCTGGGTATGGCGGCCGGGACCGTGCCGCTGGCGCTGATCGTCCTGGTCACGCGCGGCGGCATGGGCTGGGGCGACGCGTTCCTGATGGCGGGACTGGGGGCGCTGCTGGGCTGGAAACTGACGGCGCTGACTCTGTACGGCGGCATCGTCTCGGGCGGCGTCGCCGCCTTGGTTCTGCTGCTTGCGAAGCGCGTCGGTCGAAAAGACGCGCTGCCGCTGGCGCCGTTTTTGCTGATCGGCCTCCTTTTCGCGCTCTGGGCGGCGCCGTGGATCGGCCCGCGGCTGGGAACGGCGATCCGCTTCTTCGAAGAATAGCCGCCCGGTCCGTTCGCCCCGCCGGATAGCAGAAAACGCCGAAGCTCGAAGCGGATTCTTTCTTGAGCTTTGGCGTTTTTCTGCTATCATAGGCGAAACGAAGTTCCACGATCATTCAAAGGGGGATATGAAAATGAATCTTACAGTGGTCGATCATCTCGGCGTCGCCGTGCCCAGCATCGACGAAGCGCTCGCGTTCTGGCAGGACACGCTGGGCGTCAAATGCCACGGCGTGGAGGAAGTCGCCGACCAGAAAGTGAAGACGGCGTTTTTGCCCATCAAGGACACCGAAGTCGAACTCCTCGAGCCGACCAGCGCCGACAGCCCGGTGGCCAAGTTCATGGAGAAAAACGGCGGCAGAGGCGGCCTGCACCACGTGGCGATCCGCGTCGAGAACCTCGAAGCGGCTCTGGCCGAATTGAAGGAAAAAGGCGTTCGCCTGATCGACGAAAAGCCCCGCCGCGGCGCGGGCGGCGCGATGATCGCCTTTCTGCATCCCAAATCGACCGGCGGCGTGCTGCTTGAGCTCTGCGAACGCCAATAAATTTACCGCGAAAGTTGAACGCGCAGAGCGGCACGACTTGAAAAAGTCGTGCCGCTCTGCGTCACGGAACGTGCGAACGTAAGGAGAAGATGCGCGTATGCCCCGCTTTATCGCTTCGGAACCGTTTTGGAACCTGTTTCCCCAAGCCGAGATCGGCATCGTCGTCGCCCGCGGGCTGGAAAACCATGCCGACAGGGTGAAAGACGCCGCCGCCATCGCCGCGGACCTTGAGGGCGCGCTGAACGAGTCGAGGAAATTCCTCACCGGCGAAACGCTCAGCCAATGCCCCGTCGTGGCGGTCTGGCGCGACGCCTTCAAGCTCTTCAAGACGAAAAAGGGCGCGCGCAGCTCGATCGAAGCGCTGCTGAAGCGGGTGGAGAAGGGCAAAGGACTCGGCAGCGTCAACCCGCTGGTGGACATCTACAACGCCGTGTCGCTCGCCTGGGGCTTTCCCGTCGGCGGCGAGGATCTCGACGCCTTTCGGGGAGACCTGCGCCTCGACGTCAGCGCCGGCGGCGATCCTTTCTTGGCGCTTGGCGACGAGGCGGAAGAGCCGACGCTGCCCGGCGAAGTCTGCTACCGCGACGACGCCGGCGCCGTATGCCGCTGCTGGAACTGGCGCGACGGCCAGCGCACCATGCTGACCGAGGACACGGTCAACGCCTTTCTGGTCATCGAATCCGTTGCTCCGGAACGCCGCGAGGATCTGCGCCGCGCGCTGGAAACGCTGGCGGAAAAAGCGCGGCGCCGTCTTGGCGGAACGTGCCGCGTCGTCGTCGCCGACCGCGAGAACCGTTCCGTCAGCCTTGAATAGAGCGCGGAATACCCCCGTGCCGCGATGTTCCACGTGGAACAATCAGCGCGGCCGGAAACCGATGATCTGGATTTCATCGGCTTCCGGCCGCTCTTCGTCTTTCTGCGGCTCGAAAGGTTTTCTGCCGGAAAAAAACTCTTTCGTCCCGCTCGTCGATCGGCGCGGCGGGGGAGAAGCCGAGCCTTACGGCTGTTCGTCGCGCTGCCGTCGCATCCGTTTGAAAGTCCGCTGCGCGCGGCGCCGGGCGCGGTCTTTGGCCGCCTCGTCCAGTTGCGGCGCGACGAAATCCAGCCCCTGCTGCGCGTCCTCGTTGCCGCAGAGTTTCGACAGCTCGAACCAGAAGCAGGCCTCCTCGAGATCGACGGGGAACCCTTCGCCGTTGGCGTACATCACGCCGAGATTGACCTGCGCCCGGCTGTTGCCCGTCAGCGCCGCGCGTTCGAACCAGGTTTTCGCCTCCCGAAAGTTCTGCGCCGTGCCGTCGCCTGTTTTGTTCAGCCAGGCCACGTTGTACCATGCCGCGACGTCGCCGAGCTCCGCCGCCTTCTTGAAATATTCGAAGGCCAGCGCGTGATCGGCCGCGACGTGTTTGCCCGTGTAATACAGAACGCCCAGACGAAAGAGCGCGTTGTGCTCCCCGCGTTCGGCGGCGGCCTTGTACCATTGCAGCGCCTGCGTCGGCGACTTCGTGACGCCTTCGCCGTTCTCGTAGCGCCAGGCCAGGATATTCATGGCCTCCGAGCTGCCGTTCCGGGCGGCTTTTTCGTACCACCGCACAGCCTGCTTCGCGTCTTTTTTCACGAAAATCCCTTTTTGATAAAGCTGGGCGAGGAGCAGCTGCGCTTCGGGCAGATTCGCCCGGTCCGCCCGCTTGAGAAGCTCGAAAGCCGTCCTCCTGTAAGCGGGGTTGTTCCCGTTCAGATACAGCACGGCGAGAAACTTCATCGCAAAAGCGTCGTTCTGCGCCGCGGCTTCGCTGTAAAGCGCGACGGCCCGCGCGGTGTCCTTCTCGAGCCTTTCGCCCGTCTCGTAGAGGAGACCGAGCTCCCGCTGCGCCTGCGCGTAGCCCCCGTCAGCCGCGCGGCGCAGCCAGAGCATGGGATGGATTCCGTCCGGCGCGGCCGCCAGTCCCCAGTCCTGCGCGCGGGCGAGAAGCAGCTGCGCCTGCACGCAGCCTTTGCGGGCGTATTCGTCGAGGATCGGCAGAATGGCGCCGTAGGCGTCGCCGCTCTCGGGGGAGAGCGCTTTATGACGGTTGTAAAGCTCGGTGACGCGAGAGTAATCCCGCTGCCGGTCGGAGAGAAGAATGGCCAGGGCGTGATAGGGAACGGGATCGGAAGAGTTCTCCCGCGTGATTTGGGAAAAAATTTCTTCCGCTTCCCGCTCCCGCCCGCCAAACCAGGCCCGCAGTCCCTGCCCCGTGCGCTTGTCCGATTTCGAAACCGCCGCCGGCGTTTGCGCTTTTCCCGTCGGGGCGCCGCGCGCCGGCAGGACGAAAACGGCGGTCAGCAGCAGCGCCGCGGCGAACTTTGTCTTTTCCATGGGATCTCCTTGAGGTTCCTTCTCCGAAAATATGAATTTGAAAATTTGCGTGTGATGGTGCAAAATAAAAACGGCGACTCGTACAAACTTCATTCTACCTCATCCGCATTTTTTATGCCGCAGGATTTTTTGCGAGGATGAATTTTGCCCGAAGATGCCCCTAAGGAAAAAACCGTATAGTAAAAAATCGTATACAGTTTTTTCGTCGGAACGGATCCAGCCCGAGAACTTTTTTCTTAAATATCCGCGAAAGCGGAGCGATGCCCTTGGGCGAAGAAAACGGGGCGATTTCCTTCGTGGATGCATTAAAAACATGAATATATTTTTAATTCTAAAGATTTTTTTGCCGTAAAGTATCTGTTGTAAATTCGTGAAAGAAAACGCATAATACCAGTATGGTTTGTAAGCTTTTCACAACTTTCTGCCCAAAGTTTGTGCAGGGCTTTCAATCAGGTGAAATTCCGTTGCAGTGACTTGCTGTTTTTATTAATTCTAGGGAGGCTTTCGTATATGGACCAACTAACGGCACTGGTTTCAAAAGCGAACGGTTTTATCTGGGGACTTTACTGCCTTATTCCTCTTCTTTGCGGTACAGGACTGTACTTTACGCTTCGGCTCAAGTTCGTTCAGATCCGCAAGTTCGGTCAGGCGTGGAAACAGGTGTTCGGCGGCCTGACGCTCTTCGGCGAGCGCGCCGGCAAGGAAGGCATGAGCTCCTTCCAGGCCTTGGCTACGGCCATTGCCGCTCAAGTCGGCACCGGCAATCTGGCCGGCGCGGCCACGGCCATCGCCATGGGCGGCCCCGGCGCCATCTTCTGGATGTGGATCGCCGCGTTCTTCGGCATGGGCACGATCTTTGCCGAAGCCGTTCTGGCCCAGACCTACAAGGGCAAAGACGACCTCGGCAACGTGGTCGGCGGCCCGGCGTACTACATCACCGAAGGTCTTCATTGCCGGCCGATGGCGATCTTCTTCTCGATCGCCATCATCATCGCCCTCGGATTCATCGGCAACATGGTGCAGTCCAATTCCATCGCCGACGCGTTCAGCAACGCCTTCGGCACGAACCGCCTGATCGTCGGCTGCGTCATCGGCGCCATCTCCGCCTACGTGTTCTTCGGCGGCATCGGGCGCATCGCCTCTCTGACCGAAAAGATCGTGCCCATCATGGCGGGTCTGTATATCCTCGGCGGATTGTACATCCTCGTTCGTTTCGGCGCGCGGATCCCCCATATGTTCTGGATGATCATCGACGGCGCTTTCGATCCCAAGGCCGCGACCGGCGGCCTGATCGGCGCGACGATCAAGGAAGCCGTCCGTTACGGCGTCGCCCGCGGCCTATTCTCCAACGAGGCCGGCATGGGCTCCACGCCTCACGCGCACGCCGTCGCCAAGGTCAAGCACCCGGCGGAGCAGGGCCTTGCCGCGATCATGGGCGTTTTCATCGACACGTTCATCGTCCTCAACATGACGGCCTTCGTCATTTTCGTCACCGGCGTCCTCGACGGCAAGACCAGCGGCATCTCGCTGACGCAGAACGCGTTCAAGGTCGGCCTCGGCGGCTGGGGACTTTCCTTCGTGGCCATCTGCATGCTCTTCTTCGCGTTCTCGACGATTATCGGCTGGTATTTCTTCGGCGAGCAGAACATCAAGTACCTGTTCGGCAACAAGGGGCTGACGCCTTACCGTCTCATCGTCGTCGCTTTCGTCGTCGTCGGTTCCGTCCTCAAGCTCGACCTCGTCTGGGAGCTTTCCGATTTCTTCAACGGCATCATGGTGTTCCCCAACTTGATCGCCCTGATCGGCCTCGCCAAGGTCGTTTCCAAAGCCCTGGACGACTTCGACAACGACGGCAAATTGAAGGCCTGATTCGCAGCCGAACGTAAGTTCGCACAAGGACGTTGTTTTGGGCGTCCCGAAAAAGAACGCCTGATCGGAACAAAAAAACGGAGCGAGAGAAACGGTGATCGTTGTCTCGCTCCGTTTTTTTTGTGGAGAGGAAGGAAAAACGCTGCGGCCGGCGCCCTTTTTTGGTATACTTCCGTTGAAAGGATCGCCATCTCTGCAAAGGAGGTTTCTCGATGAACCCAAGCGTTTTTTACGTTATCGCGGCCGCCCTAGTCGGGCTGTGGGGCGTGACCGTCTATAACCGGCTGGTGCGCTTCGGTTCGCGCCGGGACGAAGGCTGGAGCGGCGTTTCCGTGCAGCTGAAACGCCGCCACGATCTGGTGCCCAATCTCGTCGCGTCGGCAAAGGGCCTGGCTGGGCACGAGAAAGAACTGCTGCTCAGCGTTACGCAGGCCCGCGCGGCGCAGGGAAGCGGTTCGCCCCGCGAAATCGCCGCCGCCGAGAGCGCCCTTACCGCCGCTTTGGGACGCTTC
The sequence above is drawn from the Pyramidobacter piscolens W5455 genome and encodes:
- a CDS encoding isochorismatase family protein, encoding MEPVCLRAEKCVFVMIDLQEKLAPAMSGIEPVLYEAERLLKSAAALKIPVLATEQYPKGLGATVPPLRELLGSAAALGKTSFSCFGAPDFAAALARCGRRTAVVFGIESHICVFSTAMELKERGYDVAVVEEACTSRNRRHHELAMRNLLAAGVAVLPVETVVYQLLGRSGTPEFKALLPLFK
- a CDS encoding prepilin peptidase; translation: MTLCWVAALSGAVAGAFVCACARRTADDERKLLAGRSAFAGCTVLTAVSWALLVSRWPLRRDWPLAAAALCFAEFHALTDLSDGYIYDRAVAASLAAALALRLPYGFLPGAKEILLGMAAGTVPLALIVLVTRGGMGWGDAFLMAGLGALLGWKLTALTLYGGIVSGGVAALVLLLAKRVGRKDALPLAPFLLIGLLFALWAAPWIGPRLGTAIRFFEE
- the mce gene encoding methylmalonyl-CoA epimerase, which codes for MNLTVVDHLGVAVPSIDEALAFWQDTLGVKCHGVEEVADQKVKTAFLPIKDTEVELLEPTSADSPVAKFMEKNGGRGGLHHVAIRVENLEAALAELKEKGVRLIDEKPRRGAGGAMIAFLHPKSTGGVLLELCERQ
- a CDS encoding B3/4 domain-containing protein; its protein translation is MPRFIASEPFWNLFPQAEIGIVVARGLENHADRVKDAAAIAADLEGALNESRKFLTGETLSQCPVVAVWRDAFKLFKTKKGARSSIEALLKRVEKGKGLGSVNPLVDIYNAVSLAWGFPVGGEDLDAFRGDLRLDVSAGGDPFLALGDEAEEPTLPGEVCYRDDAGAVCRCWNWRDGQRTMLTEDTVNAFLVIESVAPERREDLRRALETLAEKARRRLGGTCRVVVADRENRSVSLE
- a CDS encoding SEL1-like repeat protein; protein product: MEKTKFAAALLLTAVFVLPARGAPTGKAQTPAAVSKSDKRTGQGLRAWFGGREREAEEIFSQITRENSSDPVPYHALAILLSDRQRDYSRVTELYNRHKALSPESGDAYGAILPILDEYARKGCVQAQLLLARAQDWGLAAAPDGIHPMLWLRRAADGGYAQAQRELGLLYETGERLEKDTARAVALYSEAAAQNDAFAMKFLAVLYLNGNNPAYRRTAFELLKRADRANLPEAQLLLAQLYQKGIFVKKDAKQAVRWYEKAARNGSSEAMNILAWRYENGEGVTKSPTQALQWYKAAAERGEHNALFRLGVLYYTGKHVAADHALAFEYFKKAAELGDVAAWYNVAWLNKTGDGTAQNFREAKTWFERAALTGNSRAQVNLGVMYANGEGFPVDLEEACFWFELSKLCGNEDAQQGLDFVAPQLDEAAKDRARRRAQRTFKRMRRQRDEQP
- a CDS encoding alanine/glycine:cation symporter family protein, translating into MDQLTALVSKANGFIWGLYCLIPLLCGTGLYFTLRLKFVQIRKFGQAWKQVFGGLTLFGERAGKEGMSSFQALATAIAAQVGTGNLAGAATAIAMGGPGAIFWMWIAAFFGMGTIFAEAVLAQTYKGKDDLGNVVGGPAYYITEGLHCRPMAIFFSIAIIIALGFIGNMVQSNSIADAFSNAFGTNRLIVGCVIGAISAYVFFGGIGRIASLTEKIVPIMAGLYILGGLYILVRFGARIPHMFWMIIDGAFDPKAATGGLIGATIKEAVRYGVARGLFSNEAGMGSTPHAHAVAKVKHPAEQGLAAIMGVFIDTFIVLNMTAFVIFVTGVLDGKTSGISLTQNAFKVGLGGWGLSFVAICMLFFAFSTIIGWYFFGEQNIKYLFGNKGLTPYRLIVVAFVVVGSVLKLDLVWELSDFFNGIMVFPNLIALIGLAKVVSKALDDFDNDGKLKA
- a CDS encoding LemA family protein codes for the protein MNPSVFYVIAAALVGLWGVTVYNRLVRFGSRRDEGWSGVSVQLKRRHDLVPNLVASAKGLAGHEKELLLSVTQARAAQGSGSPREIAAAESALTAALGRFVAVAEAYPQIKADRAFSDLMGELSRLEDDLQLARRYYNGAVREYNVAVRSFPSSLVAALTGFRHADFFELGDAGEAQAPKVSF